A single region of the Mycobacterium lentiflavum genome encodes:
- a CDS encoding extracellular catalytic domain type 1 short-chain-length polyhydroxyalkanoate depolymerase, which produces MPYGRLLSSALLAVCLVGCGVQHVSAATPHDLAGMFRSGGLDRTYLMHVPPGDPVGLVLSLHGGGGSGKGQKGLTDFDAVADANNLLVVYPDGYDKSWADGRGASPADRRHVDDVGFLVGLADKLRNDYNIAPGHVFVTGMSNGGFMSNRLACDRADVFSAIAPVAGTLGVGVACNPSQPVSVWEAHGTADPLVHFNGGDVRGRGGLSHSISVNSMVDKWRSADGCQGDPVAAVLPNVGDGTVVHRIESTACAAATEVVFYQIDNGGHTWPGGKQYLPKAVIGPTTRVLDGSESIAQFFLAHARD; this is translated from the coding sequence ATGCCGTATGGACGATTGCTATCGTCGGCGCTGCTGGCGGTCTGCCTTGTCGGCTGCGGCGTGCAGCACGTATCGGCGGCGACGCCGCACGATCTGGCCGGAATGTTTCGTTCCGGCGGCCTGGACCGCACCTACCTAATGCATGTGCCGCCCGGCGATCCCGTCGGTTTGGTGCTCAGCCTGCATGGAGGCGGCGGCAGTGGAAAGGGCCAGAAGGGTCTGACGGACTTCGACGCCGTCGCCGACGCGAACAACCTCCTGGTGGTTTACCCCGACGGTTACGACAAGAGCTGGGCCGACGGGCGGGGCGCCTCCCCCGCCGATCGCCGCCATGTCGACGACGTCGGCTTCCTGGTGGGGCTCGCCGACAAGCTGCGCAACGACTACAACATCGCGCCCGGGCACGTCTTCGTCACCGGAATGTCCAACGGCGGCTTCATGTCCAACCGGTTGGCTTGCGATCGTGCTGACGTTTTTTCGGCGATCGCGCCGGTGGCGGGCACGCTGGGCGTCGGCGTGGCGTGTAATCCGTCGCAACCGGTTTCGGTGTGGGAGGCGCATGGGACCGCCGATCCGCTGGTGCATTTCAACGGGGGGGACGTACGTGGTCGGGGTGGGCTGAGCCACTCCATCTCGGTCAACAGCATGGTGGACAAGTGGCGTTCGGCCGACGGCTGCCAGGGCGACCCGGTGGCTGCGGTATTGCCGAACGTCGGCGACGGCACCGTCGTGCACCGCATCGAATCGACGGCGTGTGCGGCGGCCACCGAGGTGGTCTTCTATCAGATCGACAACGGCGGGCACACCTGGCCGGGCGGCAAGCAGTATCTGCCCAAGGCGGTGATCGGGCCGACTACGCGAGTGTTGGACGGATCCGAATCGATCGCTCAGTTCTTTTTGGCGCACGCCCGCGACTAG
- the phoU gene encoding phosphate signaling complex protein PhoU, which produces MRTAYHRQLADLTMRLGEMCGLAGVAMKLATRALLEADNVAAEQVIGDHERIVALRAEVEREAFALLVLQQPVASELRAVFSSIQIIADVERMGALAVHIAKIARRDHPKHVLPAEVGEYFAAMAKVAIALGDSAKSALISGDPRQAGLLHDQDDAMDDLYRELFGVLLDREWQHGVSVGVETALLGRFYERFADHAVEIGRRVIFITSGVLPTEDEISAY; this is translated from the coding sequence ATGCGTACCGCCTATCACAGACAGCTGGCCGACCTGACCATGCGACTGGGCGAAATGTGCGGCCTGGCCGGCGTCGCGATGAAACTCGCGACCCGGGCGCTGCTCGAGGCCGACAACGTCGCCGCCGAACAGGTGATCGGTGACCACGAGCGAATCGTGGCATTGCGGGCCGAAGTGGAAAGGGAAGCCTTTGCGCTGCTGGTATTGCAACAACCTGTGGCCAGCGAATTGCGAGCGGTCTTCAGCTCGATACAAATCATCGCGGACGTGGAACGAATGGGCGCGTTGGCGGTGCATATCGCGAAGATCGCGCGGCGAGATCACCCCAAGCACGTCCTGCCCGCCGAAGTCGGCGAGTACTTCGCGGCCATGGCCAAGGTGGCAATTGCGTTGGGCGACAGTGCGAAAAGCGCGCTGATATCGGGCGATCCGCGACAAGCCGGTCTGCTTCACGATCAAGACGACGCGATGGACGACCTTTATCGGGAGTTGTTCGGTGTGCTATTGGATCGGGAATGGCAGCACGGCGTCTCCGTCGGTGTCGAAACGGCATTGCTGGGCCGCTTCTACGAGCGCTTCGCCGACCATGCCGTCGAGATCGGCCGTCGTGTCATCTTCATAACCAGTGGCGTGTTGCCGACCGAGGATGAGATATCCGCGTATTGA
- the nei2 gene encoding endonuclease VIII Nei2: MPEGDTVWHTAAMLREHLAGQTLTRCDVRVPQFATVDLTGTMVDEVISRGKHLFIRAGRASIHSHLKMDGSWRVGNRPVRTDHRARIILEANDIRAVGIDLGVLEILDRDRDGEAVAHLGPDLLGPDWDPDLAAANLVASPDRPLAQALLDQRVMAGVGNVYCNELCFVSGHLPTAPVSAIADPRRLVSRARDMLWTNRFRWNRCTTGDTRAGRQLWVYGRAGRSCRRCGTRINVDDTADRVAYWCPSCQR, translated from the coding sequence ATGCCCGAGGGTGACACCGTCTGGCACACCGCGGCCATGCTGCGCGAGCACCTGGCCGGGCAAACGCTGACCCGTTGCGACGTCCGGGTGCCGCAATTCGCCACCGTCGACCTCACCGGCACCATGGTCGACGAGGTGATCAGCCGCGGCAAGCACCTGTTCATCCGGGCCGGGCGGGCCAGCATTCACTCACATTTGAAGATGGACGGCAGTTGGCGAGTCGGGAACCGCCCGGTGCGCACAGACCACCGCGCCCGTATCATTTTGGAAGCCAACGATATTCGTGCTGTCGGCATCGACCTTGGCGTGCTCGAAATTCTCGACCGCGACCGCGACGGCGAAGCGGTCGCCCATTTGGGACCCGATCTGCTGGGTCCGGATTGGGATCCCGACCTCGCCGCGGCGAACTTGGTCGCAAGTCCGGACCGGCCGCTGGCCCAGGCGTTGCTCGACCAGCGAGTGATGGCCGGGGTCGGCAACGTCTACTGCAACGAATTGTGTTTCGTCAGTGGACACTTGCCCACCGCACCCGTCAGCGCGATCGCCGACCCGCGCCGTCTGGTGTCGCGAGCCCGGGACATGCTGTGGACCAACCGCTTCCGCTGGAACCGCTGCACCACCGGCGACACCCGGGCGGGCCGGCAACTGTGGGTCTACGGCCGCGCCGGGCGGAGCTGCCGGCGCTGCGGCACGCGCATCAACGTCGACGACACCGCCGACCGGGTGGCCTACTGGTGCCCGTCGTGTCAGCGCTGA
- a CDS encoding DUF732 domain-containing protein, with translation MKIAKPGPVKIPSGTRLVVAMAVSLGVLGAGVAPAAHADANDDKFVQLLIADGITHESVPAAIAAARKVCEYLAQGMTPNEVVIDVMNSSSLPDYDAGYFVGAAIRAYCPQYKPPPEPAPPPPPST, from the coding sequence GTGAAAATTGCCAAGCCCGGCCCCGTGAAGATCCCGTCGGGCACCCGACTTGTCGTTGCGATGGCCGTATCGCTTGGCGTGCTTGGCGCAGGGGTGGCCCCTGCCGCCCACGCCGATGCGAACGATGACAAATTCGTCCAGCTGCTGATTGCCGACGGCATCACCCACGAGTCCGTCCCCGCTGCCATCGCGGCAGCGCGGAAGGTCTGCGAATACCTTGCGCAGGGGATGACGCCGAACGAGGTCGTCATCGACGTGATGAACAGCAGCAGCCTGCCCGACTACGACGCCGGCTACTTCGTCGGCGCGGCCATCCGCGCCTACTGCCCGCAGTACAAGCCGCCGCCGGAGCCTGCACCTCCGCCGCCGCCGTCGACCTAA
- a CDS encoding HAD-IC family P-type ATPase has product MALSAGVVAAVGATHTALGGVGVAARISKSLTLAAPDVSSLARASAGVVIEALGGAAARRTSRSGPRCWIEVRGLGGPHACAIATDVLAAVRATQGVRTAFLNRALARVVVTLDTETADAPALTELCRIVENAESRDRIGVARHHPASLPGDDALLAARLVAVAAATVGLGLSLTGSLLRLPRMPDLMAVAPTLADHLPRVRRELEQRLGPEGTDVLFGVVNAATAALTVSPTAAAAEAATNTLLAAEAWTCRLAWYRHESTLGCQPFPDDAAWTTRDRPRPSDGPAERYANRIGLAGIGAGALVGLLSRNLDMAGAAALSTVPKPLRTVREAFACAMSSGLNVHHDALVLHPRVLRSLDRIDAIMIDPRALYTDDLMVSRILGVENSVRSHAWEAVRAALENDGLKPGWHHLADIPGAGGIGEALISPVRDPFAAAVLTEARRSQPRIFSLDDDGLRSLARGFDQLYPADGSIDHAVAAAVAELKAGGATVALLTTAEMRAAHRSDITIGVLRDGRPPPWGADVIVADLTGVWRVLHALPAARSATEGAVRLSASASALGALMLIPGVPGRSSTSVNVGMATSLWVGYRAAAKAFRDPLPEPETSHEWHALPVAEVQRLLPRPTDQRAIEAPTWWSQRPAVRALHDAAAPSWGLLRDFVGEMRGDLSDPITPLLATGALASALLGSPLDAVLVGSVLLSNAALSAEQQLYAERTLDRLLAVQDPPARRHVGPVAAQRHENVATRRLRLGDVIEVRADEVVPADARLLHAINVEVDESTLTGESLPVAKQTEPTPGAPLAERTCMIYAGTTIVAGTAVAVVTAVSSRSEMRRALAMAPRKLQEVGLQRQLRHITGRALPFSLASGGLVGLISLMRGTLLRDAVSSAVTLVVAAIPEGLPLVATLAQLSAARRLTGRSVLIRNPHSIEALARLNVVCFDKTGTLSENRLQVKSVHPMAGYTPAQVLDAAVSTSYARHTHRVDHATDDAITQAADDPDLRSDGMPPQPRRSRDAFLPFQSSGRPFAAALVGTRLTIKGSPEALSSALRHDDQPLARQVDEMAANGLRVLAVAERELTPHQAAAATANPGYLESVCTSDLAPVGLIGLADTPRPMARALLRSLAERDIAVRLITGDHPSTAMAIAQELGIDVNADQVVTGSDWEALSADQRAQTVTSCVVFARMTPEDKIDVVQTLERAGLVTAMVGDGVNDAAAIRAASVGIGVAARGSDAARSAADVVLLDERIEALLDALDEGRQLWQRVHSAVSMLLGGNLGEACFATITALLTGRSVLNARQMLLVNMLTDALPAAALAVSPQSGTADEDRDEAAMWRAIGIRGAATTVGATAAWTMASLTGLPRRAATVGLIALVSTQLAQTLIDSHAPMVVLTSVGSLAVLVVVVSTPGLSQLFGCTPVDPLAWGQALLGAALASALPAIAPSLLRRASDVIQRQISGDEVARLTQGVQSGCR; this is encoded by the coding sequence ATGGCCCTTAGCGCAGGCGTTGTCGCTGCGGTCGGGGCTACCCATACCGCCCTCGGCGGCGTCGGCGTGGCGGCGAGAATAAGCAAGTCGTTAACCCTTGCCGCGCCGGATGTTTCGTCACTGGCACGTGCGAGCGCGGGCGTGGTGATCGAGGCGCTGGGCGGCGCCGCGGCACGCCGTACCAGCCGCAGCGGGCCGCGGTGCTGGATCGAGGTGCGTGGTCTCGGCGGGCCACATGCCTGCGCCATCGCCACTGACGTACTGGCCGCGGTCCGCGCGACGCAAGGCGTTCGCACCGCCTTCCTCAACCGCGCCCTGGCACGGGTCGTGGTCACCCTGGACACCGAAACCGCCGATGCGCCCGCCCTGACCGAACTGTGCCGAATCGTCGAGAACGCCGAATCGCGCGACCGAATCGGCGTCGCGCGACACCACCCGGCCTCCCTGCCGGGCGATGACGCGCTACTGGCAGCACGGCTGGTAGCGGTTGCGGCCGCCACTGTGGGCCTTGGTCTTTCACTGACCGGCAGCCTGCTCCGCCTGCCCAGAATGCCCGACTTGATGGCCGTGGCACCCACGCTGGCCGATCATCTGCCGCGAGTGCGTCGAGAGTTGGAACAACGCCTCGGTCCGGAGGGAACCGATGTGCTGTTCGGTGTGGTCAACGCCGCTACCGCGGCGCTGACGGTGTCGCCGACGGCGGCGGCCGCCGAGGCCGCTACCAATACTCTGCTGGCGGCGGAGGCGTGGACCTGCCGGCTGGCGTGGTACCGGCACGAATCCACGCTGGGCTGCCAACCGTTTCCGGACGATGCGGCGTGGACGACGCGGGACCGGCCCCGCCCGTCCGACGGCCCCGCGGAACGCTATGCCAACCGCATCGGCCTGGCGGGCATCGGCGCCGGCGCCTTGGTGGGCCTGCTGTCCCGGAATCTCGACATGGCCGGTGCGGCCGCGCTGAGTACCGTCCCAAAGCCGTTACGCACCGTGCGCGAGGCGTTCGCCTGTGCCATGAGCAGCGGCCTCAACGTCCACCATGACGCGCTGGTGCTGCACCCTCGCGTGCTGCGCTCACTCGACCGGATCGACGCGATCATGATCGACCCGCGAGCGCTCTACACCGATGATCTGATGGTCAGTCGCATTCTGGGCGTGGAGAATTCGGTACGTTCCCACGCATGGGAAGCGGTGCGGGCCGCACTCGAGAATGACGGCCTGAAGCCAGGATGGCACCACCTGGCCGACATCCCCGGAGCCGGCGGTATCGGCGAGGCGCTCATCAGCCCGGTTCGCGATCCGTTCGCCGCGGCGGTGCTGACCGAAGCGCGGCGCTCACAACCACGGATCTTTTCGCTAGATGACGACGGGTTACGTTCTCTGGCAAGGGGATTCGACCAACTCTATCCCGCCGACGGCTCGATCGATCATGCGGTGGCGGCGGCGGTGGCCGAACTGAAGGCCGGCGGCGCCACCGTCGCATTGCTGACTACCGCGGAGATGCGGGCCGCGCACCGGTCCGACATCACGATCGGCGTGCTCCGCGACGGGCGGCCTCCGCCATGGGGTGCCGACGTGATCGTGGCCGACCTGACCGGCGTCTGGCGGGTGCTGCACGCTCTGCCCGCCGCCCGCTCCGCCACCGAGGGGGCCGTCCGGCTGTCCGCCTCGGCTTCCGCACTCGGCGCCCTGATGTTGATTCCCGGTGTGCCCGGCCGCAGTTCGACCTCGGTCAACGTCGGCATGGCCACCAGCCTGTGGGTCGGATACCGGGCCGCCGCGAAGGCGTTTCGCGATCCGCTGCCCGAGCCGGAGACCAGCCACGAATGGCACGCGCTGCCCGTTGCGGAGGTGCAGCGGCTGTTGCCCCGCCCGACCGACCAACGCGCGATCGAAGCACCGACGTGGTGGTCACAGCGGCCGGCGGTTCGTGCGCTGCACGATGCCGCCGCGCCGTCGTGGGGTCTGCTCCGCGATTTCGTCGGCGAGATGCGCGGCGACCTGTCGGACCCGATCACTCCGCTGCTGGCCACCGGCGCGCTGGCCAGCGCACTGCTCGGCTCCCCGCTGGATGCGGTCCTGGTGGGTAGTGTCCTGTTGTCCAATGCGGCGTTGTCGGCCGAGCAGCAGCTGTATGCCGAACGCACGCTGGATCGCCTGCTGGCCGTGCAGGATCCGCCCGCCCGCCGACATGTCGGGCCGGTGGCGGCGCAGCGCCACGAGAACGTTGCTACCCGGCGGCTGCGGCTCGGCGACGTCATCGAAGTCCGTGCCGACGAGGTGGTCCCTGCGGATGCCCGGCTGCTGCACGCGATCAATGTCGAAGTCGACGAATCCACTCTGACCGGCGAATCGCTGCCGGTGGCCAAGCAGACCGAACCCACACCGGGCGCCCCGCTCGCCGAGCGCACCTGCATGATCTATGCCGGCACCACGATCGTCGCGGGCACGGCGGTGGCCGTGGTAACCGCGGTGAGCTCGCGCTCGGAGATGCGCCGAGCGTTGGCGATGGCCCCGCGCAAGTTGCAAGAGGTCGGCCTGCAGCGGCAGTTGCGCCACATCACCGGCCGCGCGTTGCCGTTCAGCCTGGCCAGCGGCGGGCTGGTGGGGCTGATCAGCCTGATGCGCGGCACCCTGCTGCGCGACGCGGTGTCCAGTGCGGTCACATTGGTCGTCGCGGCCATTCCGGAGGGGTTGCCGTTGGTGGCCACACTGGCGCAGCTGTCCGCGGCCCGCCGGCTCACCGGCCGATCGGTCCTGATCCGCAATCCGCACTCGATCGAAGCGCTGGCCCGGTTGAACGTGGTCTGCTTCGACAAGACCGGAACGCTCAGCGAGAACCGGCTGCAGGTCAAGTCGGTGCACCCGATGGCCGGCTACACCCCGGCGCAGGTCCTCGACGCCGCGGTCAGCACCAGCTACGCCAGGCACACCCACCGTGTCGACCACGCCACCGACGACGCGATCACCCAAGCCGCCGACGACCCGGATCTGCGAAGCGACGGGATGCCACCACAACCGCGGCGCAGCCGTGACGCGTTCCTGCCATTCCAGTCGTCCGGCCGGCCGTTCGCCGCCGCACTCGTGGGCACTCGACTGACCATCAAGGGCTCACCCGAGGCGCTCTCGTCAGCGCTACGCCACGACGACCAGCCGTTGGCCCGGCAGGTCGACGAGATGGCGGCCAATGGTCTTCGGGTGCTGGCGGTTGCCGAGCGCGAACTCACCCCGCACCAAGCAGCGGCCGCCACGGCCAACCCCGGCTATCTGGAAAGCGTGTGCACGTCCGACCTCGCCCCGGTCGGTCTGATCGGCTTGGCAGACACTCCGCGGCCGATGGCCCGCGCCCTGCTGCGCAGCCTTGCCGAGCGCGATATCGCGGTCCGGCTGATCACCGGTGATCATCCCAGCACCGCGATGGCGATCGCCCAAGAGCTGGGCATCGATGTGAACGCCGATCAGGTGGTCACCGGCAGCGACTGGGAAGCCCTGTCGGCCGATCAGCGGGCACAGACCGTCACATCCTGTGTGGTATTCGCGCGGATGACGCCGGAAGACAAGATCGACGTGGTCCAGACCCTCGAGCGGGCGGGCCTCGTCACGGCGATGGTCGGCGACGGTGTCAACGACGCCGCCGCGATCCGGGCCGCCAGCGTGGGCATCGGGGTGGCCGCTCGCGGTAGCGATGCGGCCCGCAGCGCGGCCGACGTGGTGCTGCTCGACGAACGGATCGAGGCGCTGCTCGATGCGCTCGACGAGGGCCGGCAGTTGTGGCAGCGGGTGCACTCCGCGGTGTCGATGCTGTTGGGCGGCAACCTCGGCGAGGCGTGCTTCGCAACGATCACCGCCCTGTTGACCGGGCGCTCGGTGCTCAACGCCCGGCAAATGCTGCTGGTCAACATGTTGACGGACGCTCTTCCCGCCGCCGCGCTGGCCGTCAGCCCGCAATCGGGCACGGCCGATGAGGACCGCGACGAGGCCGCGATGTGGCGCGCGATCGGGATTCGTGGTGCCGCCACCACGGTCGGCGCCACGGCGGCCTGGACGATGGCCAGCCTGACCGGCCTGCCGCGGCGCGCCGCGACCGTCGGGCTGATCGCGCTGGTCAGCACGCAACTTGCCCAGACTCTGATCGACTCACACGCACCAATGGTGGTGTTGACGTCGGTCGGTTCGCTCGCAGTGCTGGTGGTGGTGGTCAGCACTCCGGGGCTCAGCCAGCTGTTCGGCTGCACCCCGGTAGACCCGTTGGCCTGGGGTCAGGCCTTGCTCGGGGCTGCGTTGGCCAGTGCACTGCCCGCGATTGCGCCCAGCCTGCTGCGGCGGGCGTCTGACGTGATCCAACGACAAATCTCGGGCGACGAGGTGGCCCGACTAACCCAAGGAGTCCAAAGTGGTTGCCGATAA
- a CDS encoding arylsulfatase, which produces MSEEPALVIVAGYQGLDAARHDFQTLTDRAKDKSLQLRDAVLVGKDAEGNRVFVDNGNRLGRRGAKWGAGAGLAAGLLSPASVVTAAAGAAVGALAGTLLNQKVKGGLSDKIGEQMAADSAVIVVLAPGESRLAVQQALAGSPMKSVAALAHSTLRGFGAALEEAMGKFNPDRTRLPIPQRRFGGTVGRTVEESVGDWTIVPGAAAPEGAPNVLIVLIDDAGFGGPDTFGGAIRTPTLSRLARNGLAYNRFHVTAVCSPTRAALLTGRNHHRVGFGSVCEFPGPYPGYSTAKPRSCAALPRILRDNGYVTGAFGKWHLTPDNVQGAAGPFDNWPLGWGFDHFWGFPSGAAGQYDPIISQDNSVLGIPQGHDGKPYYFPDDLTDKAVAWLHTVRAANATKPWMMYYATGATHAPHHVFAEWADKYRGQFDEGWDMYRQKTFERQKQLGIIPPDAELSERPDLFPAWDSLSETQRKLYARQMEVFAGFSENADWNVGRLLDAIDGLGESDNTLVFYIWGDNGASMEGTNTGSFNEMTFINGLDLTAEQQLALIEQYGGIEALGDEHTAPHFASAWAHANNTPYQWGKQMGSHLGGTRDPMVVAWPSRIRPDAHVRDQFTHCIDIAPTVLEAIGLPEPTSVDGFDQEPMDGVSFIHTFDDSAAQERHTVQYFENVGSRAIYQDGWWACARLDKAPWDLSPQTMQRFAPGNYNPDDDVWELYYLPDDFAQAHDLAAEHPDKLAELTELWWQEAEKNRVLPLLGGLAVMFGELPPLPTTARFSFSGGVQNIQRGMVPRIFGRSYAIEARLHIPDAGAQGVLVANADFMGGYALWVDEERKLHHTYSFLGVETYRQVSTEALPVGDLTVRMLFESAQPVVGSGGRVTLWADDRLIGEGELPQTVSLAFTSYAGMDIGRDNGLVVDREYEDKAPYAFTGTVKEVIFDLMPVPVNAEQALHEHAAVQAVGQGAAG; this is translated from the coding sequence ATGAGCGAAGAACCCGCGCTGGTCATCGTTGCCGGCTATCAAGGCCTCGATGCCGCCCGCCACGACTTTCAAACCCTGACCGACCGCGCCAAGGACAAGAGCCTGCAGCTGCGCGACGCGGTGCTGGTCGGCAAGGACGCCGAGGGCAATCGCGTGTTCGTCGACAACGGCAATCGCCTCGGCCGTCGCGGCGCCAAGTGGGGGGCCGGCGCGGGCCTGGCGGCGGGCCTGCTCTCGCCGGCGTCGGTGGTCACGGCGGCAGCCGGCGCCGCGGTCGGCGCCCTGGCGGGCACCTTGTTGAACCAGAAGGTCAAGGGCGGGCTGTCCGACAAGATCGGCGAGCAGATGGCGGCCGACAGCGCCGTGATCGTTGTCCTGGCGCCCGGCGAATCCCGGCTGGCCGTCCAGCAGGCGCTGGCCGGATCGCCGATGAAATCGGTTGCAGCGCTGGCTCATTCGACATTGCGCGGCTTCGGCGCGGCCCTGGAGGAGGCGATGGGCAAGTTCAACCCGGACCGCACCCGGCTGCCGATACCGCAGCGGCGCTTCGGCGGCACCGTGGGCCGCACCGTCGAGGAGTCGGTGGGGGACTGGACGATCGTGCCGGGCGCCGCCGCGCCCGAGGGCGCGCCGAACGTGCTGATCGTGCTGATCGACGACGCCGGCTTCGGCGGGCCGGACACCTTCGGTGGCGCTATCCGCACCCCGACATTATCCCGGCTGGCGCGCAACGGCTTGGCCTACAATCGCTTTCACGTTACTGCGGTGTGCTCGCCGACCCGCGCGGCGTTGCTGACCGGTCGCAACCACCACCGGGTCGGCTTCGGATCGGTGTGCGAGTTTCCCGGCCCATACCCGGGCTACTCTACGGCCAAGCCGCGCAGTTGCGCCGCGCTGCCGCGGATTCTGCGCGACAACGGTTATGTCACAGGCGCTTTCGGTAAGTGGCATCTGACTCCGGACAACGTGCAGGGCGCGGCGGGTCCGTTCGACAACTGGCCGCTCGGCTGGGGATTCGACCATTTCTGGGGATTCCCGTCGGGAGCCGCGGGCCAGTACGACCCGATCATCAGCCAGGACAATTCGGTGCTCGGCATACCGCAGGGCCACGACGGTAAGCCGTACTACTTCCCCGACGATCTCACCGACAAGGCCGTGGCGTGGCTGCACACCGTGCGGGCGGCCAACGCCACCAAGCCGTGGATGATGTACTACGCGACCGGCGCCACCCACGCGCCGCACCACGTGTTCGCCGAGTGGGCCGACAAGTATCGGGGCCAGTTCGACGAGGGCTGGGATATGTACCGGCAGAAGACATTTGAACGGCAGAAGCAGCTCGGTATCATTCCGCCCGACGCCGAACTCAGCGAGCGGCCCGATCTGTTTCCGGCGTGGGACAGCCTGTCGGAGACCCAGCGCAAGCTCTATGCCCGACAGATGGAGGTGTTCGCCGGGTTCTCGGAAAACGCCGACTGGAATGTCGGTCGCCTGCTGGACGCGATCGACGGTCTCGGCGAGTCCGACAACACGCTGGTCTTCTACATCTGGGGCGACAACGGCGCCAGCATGGAGGGCACCAACACCGGTTCGTTCAACGAGATGACGTTCATCAACGGCCTGGATCTCACCGCCGAGCAGCAATTGGCGCTCATCGAGCAATACGGCGGGATCGAAGCGCTGGGCGACGAGCACACCGCACCGCATTTCGCGAGTGCCTGGGCGCACGCCAACAACACCCCGTATCAGTGGGGCAAACAGATGGGCAGCCACCTGGGCGGCACCCGCGATCCGATGGTGGTGGCCTGGCCCAGCCGGATCCGGCCCGATGCGCACGTGCGCGACCAGTTCACGCATTGCATCGACATTGCGCCAACTGTGTTGGAGGCCATCGGTTTACCGGAGCCGACCAGCGTCGACGGCTTCGACCAGGAGCCGATGGACGGCGTCAGTTTCATCCACACCTTCGACGACTCGGCGGCGCAAGAACGGCACACCGTGCAGTATTTCGAGAACGTCGGCAGCCGCGCCATCTACCAGGACGGCTGGTGGGCTTGCGCCCGGCTGGACAAGGCGCCGTGGGACTTGTCGCCACAGACCATGCAGCGGTTCGCGCCCGGCAACTACAACCCCGACGACGACGTGTGGGAGCTGTACTACCTGCCCGACGACTTCGCTCAGGCCCACGACCTGGCCGCCGAGCATCCGGACAAGCTCGCCGAGCTGACCGAATTGTGGTGGCAGGAAGCCGAAAAGAACCGGGTACTGCCGCTTCTCGGCGGGCTGGCGGTGATGTTCGGCGAGCTGCCGCCGCTGCCCACCACCGCCCGATTCAGCTTCTCCGGCGGTGTGCAGAACATTCAGCGCGGCATGGTGCCGCGCATCTTCGGGCGCTCCTACGCCATCGAGGCGCGGCTGCACATTCCCGACGCGGGAGCGCAGGGTGTGCTCGTTGCCAATGCCGATTTCATGGGCGGGTACGCCTTGTGGGTGGACGAGGAACGCAAGCTGCACCACACGTATTCGTTCCTCGGCGTCGAAACCTATCGGCAGGTATCGACCGAGGCCTTGCCCGTCGGCGATCTCACCGTGCGGATGCTGTTCGAATCCGCGCAGCCTGTCGTCGGTTCGGGCGGACGCGTGACGCTATGGGCCGACGATCGGTTGATCGGAGAGGGCGAGCTGCCTCAGACGGTGAGCCTGGCCTTCACGTCGTATGCCGGGATGGACATCGGCCGCGACAACGGCTTGGTGGTCGATCGTGAATACGAGGACAAGGCTCCCTACGCGTTCACCGGAACCGTCAAAGAGGTCATCTTCGACCTGATGCCGGTTCCGGTGAACGCTGAGCAGGCGCTGCACGAGCACGCCGCGGTCCAAGCTGTCGGACAGGGAGCCGCCGGCTAG